The Methanosarcina barkeri str. Wiesmoor DNA segment AACAGGTTCTGGATTACTTTGATGCTTTTTTGATAGGTCTGACAGCCACGCCGGACAAGCGCACTTTCGGCTTTTTCAATGAAAACGTGGTGAGTGAGTACAGTCATGAAGACGCAGTGGCAGACGGCGTGAATGTGGGTTATGACGTGTATACCATTGAGACTGAAATTACCAAAAACGGGTCAAAAATAAATGCGCGGGAGTTTGTGGACAAACGGGAGAAGCTTACCCGTAAAAAACGCTGGGAACAGCTGGATGAAGATTTCACCTATACTTCCAAAAACTTAGACAGAGATGTGGTTAACCTCAACCAGATACGACGTGTGATACGAACATTTAAGGAAAAGTTACCTGAGATCTTTCCCGGCAGAAAGGAAGTTCCTAAAACCCTGATTTTTGCCAAGAACGATAGCCATGCCGATGATATTATCAATATAGTGAGGGAAGAGTTCGGAGAAGGCAATGCCTTTTGCAAAAAAGTGACCTACAAGGCCGAAGAAGACCCTAAATCGGTATTATCAGCTTTTCGCAATGAGTACAATCCCAGAATAGCGGTTACAGTAGACATGATTGCTACGGGCACGGATATCAAGCCGCTGGAATGCCTGCTCTTTATGAGGAATGTAAAAAGCAAGAATTATTTTGAGCAGATGAAGGGTCGAGGTACACGAACTCTGGACTACGATGATCTGAAAAAAGTGACACCTTCTGCGATTTCGGCCAAGACTCATTTTGTAATTGTGGACGCGGTGGGCGTTACAAAAACCATGAAAACCGACAGCCGACCTCTGGAACGCCAGAAAAGCACATCTCTTAAAGACCTGCTGGAAGCAGTAACCTTTGGGGCTCAGGACGAAGACCTTTATGTTTCTCTGGCTTCTCGACTTGCAAGGCTGGACAGGCAGATAAACGAAGCCGAAAGAGCTACTTTTGCGGAGAAAGCGAACGGAAAAACGATCAACCAGACTGTTAAGGACCTTCTCAATGCATACAATCCTGACATCATTGAGCTCAAAGCTTCTGAGATTAAACAACGCCAGCCGGAGATTTCAGAAGCCGATGCAAGGAAAAAAGCGCAGGAGAACCTAATTGATATTGCCAGATCAACTTTTTCCGGCGAGTTGAACGAATATATAGAGAATGTCCGCAGGGTCCATGAGCAAATTATTGATACCGTGAACCTTGACACCGTTAACAGAGCCGGCTGGGATAAAGACACTGTGGTACAAGCGGATGAACTGGTTAATGACTTTAAGGCATATATGGAAGCAAATAAAGACGAGCTCACAGCCCTGAGGATTTTCTACAACCAGCCCTACAGGCGCAGGGAAGTTACTTATTCGATGTTAAAAGAAGTGATGGAGAAACTGAAGCTGGAAAAGCCCCAATTCGCTCCTTTGAGGGTCTGGCAGGCTTACGAGCAACTGGAAAAGGTGAACGGGAATTCCCCAAAAAAACAAATGACTGCTCTGGTTTCTCTGATCCGCAGGATAACTGAGATCGACCCTGTACTGACAGCCTACGACCAGACAGTGAACCGGAATTTTCAGGAATGGGTATTTAAAAAGCAGGCTGGAACTCTGAAATTTAATGAAGACAAGATGAACTGGCTTCGCATGATTAAAGATTATGTTGCAACCAGCTTCCATCTGGAAATAGACGACCTTGATTACACTCCCTTTGATGCTCTTGGCGGGCGAGGCAGAATGTACCAGTTGTTCGGGGATGAGATGAATCTGGTTATCAGCGAATTGAATGAGGCTCTGGCGGCGTAAAAAAGAAAATGATAAGTTGGGAGAATACAGCTTTTTCTTCGTTTGTACTTATAATGCAGTAGTATGCCAATTCTTTTGTAAATCAAAAGTTAAATTTTGAGTACTTCTTTAAGACCAATTCAAAAAGTTACAATCGTCTTATCATAAAAGTGGCCAAGTTGTAAAAATCATTAATTTAAAAATTGGGAAACAGCAGAAAATATTTGGCATATTTTATTTATATTAAAAATTTTATATTTATAAAAACTAATATGATAACAAAAAATGAAATTTATATAAATGTTTTGAACTTAAACAATTAATATTATCTAATTGTAAAATAAACTAAAATGTATGCAATCAAAAGAAGACTATTTAATATGGATCTATGAACAGTGCCAAGAAGGTTATCATTCTAGAGATCAGATGACAAATGATATTTTTTATAAAATGATTATGATTTTTTCACTACAGGCTGGTTTTATTACTTTCCCTTTAATGACAAAACTTGTCAATAAAGATAATTTTTCTTTATACGCTGAATATTTATTTATTTTTTCTGTGGTTGGTTTCATTTCTTTATTTGTTTTTTTTGTTATTCTTCGCAATGTGGTAGAATGCAAAATTGCGTTAAGAAAACAAAGTGAATCAATTGAAACGGAAATTCGAAATTTATATTTATCAAATTTAGCAAATCAAGATAATTACTTTAATATTGTGAGTATTAATAACCCAGATAGTTATTGTAAATTCAAAAATAAGTATTGTAAATTTAAAATTACTTATTATATTAATAAATGTGCAAATAATTCCCCCTTAGAAGATAAATGTTATCAGTATTGGGAGCGCGTAAAACGTAGAGGATGGTTAAAGATTTTAAATGGAAAGACAGATGAGGAAAGGTTTATCATTTTACTTCCAGCGTTAATTCTTATGATTATATGGACAGCTATATGTTTTTACCTTATTTTAGATCCAGATAATACTTTATCATTATTTAATTTTTCAAAGCAAGACTTAATCTGATTTTGTGTAATGATATATCTTAAATTAGATATAATTGTATTAGATGTCTTACTTTTTAATTTTACAAAAAATGCATACTGCTGTTTATAATCAAGACAAAGGGCTTTTAAAAAGAATAGGTCCAGATAAAGGCGGATATTGGGAAGTTAATCTAAGAAACAAAGAATTTAACTCCTTAGAGTAAATTAGTGAAAAGTTCGAACACTGAATTAAATGAGGCTCTGGCGGCGTAAAAGTGAAAAAGATTAAACCTATTATTGAAGAGGAAATAGCTGAATACCCGAATTTGCCAAATGATTGGCAATGGACTCGCTTGGGAGAAATCGCAGATAACATCCAGTACGGTTACACGGAGTCTTCTTCTGACGAACCCATTGGACCTAAATTTTTAAGAATTACTGATATCCAAAATAATGAAGTGAATTGGAAATCTGTCCCTTATTGTGAAATCGATAATACAAAAAAACAAAATTATTTGCTAAAAGATGGGGATTTAGTTTTTGCAAGGACAGGAGCAACAGTTGGAAAAAGTTATTTACTCAAAGGAGATTTCCCTGAAAGTGTTTTTGCATCATATTTAATCAGGGTTAGATTATTGGAAGAAATTTCCGAATCATTTGTGTACAACTTTTTTCAAAGTTTAACTTACTGGAAGCAGATCACTGAAGGTCAAGTTGGTATTGGGCAACCGAATGTAAATGGAACAAAACTATCTTTGCTTATTGTTCCTGTTGCTCCTCTTCTCGAACAACGCGCCATAGTCTCAAAAATCGAGCAACTCTTCAGCGAACTGGATAATGGCATTTCTAACCTCAAACTGGCACAGGAACAGCTCAAAGTTTATCGGCAGGCGGTGCTGAAGAAAGCATTTGAAGGAAAGCTTACGAAAAAATGGCGAGAGGAAAATCCTGATGTTGAAGATTCAAAATATGTTTTGAATAAAATTAAAAACCAAATATCTACTCAAAAAAAGACTAAAGAAATTCAAGATATCCAATATGGAGAAGTACCATATGAATTACCATTTAAGTGGAACTGGGTATCTCTAAGCGATGTATCAATATCGATTACAGATGGAGATCATCAGGCTCCCCCTAAAGCCGATTCAGGTGTTCCTTTTATTGTAATCTCAAATATAAGTTCAGGAAAACTAGACATGTCTGAAACGATGTATGTTCCTGAAAAATATTACGAAAATCTTGCAGCAAAAAGAAAGCCACAACCAAGAGATATTTTATATTCGGTAACGGGTTCATATGGCATACCGATATTAATATCAGAAAATTATAGATTCTGTTTTCAGCGTCATATTGCTCTCATTCGTCCTCATATGGAAATTTCCTCTAAGTACCTATATTATATTTTGAAATCTCCTTTTGTTTATAAACAAGCAACAAAAGTTGCTACAGGAACTGCTCAATTAACTGTGCCGCTTTCAGGTCTTCGAACAATAAAAGTTCCCATTCCTCCAATCGCCGAACAACAAGCCATCGTCCAGGAAATCGAAACCCGCCTTTCAGTCTGCGAGAAGATAGAACAGGACATTAAAGATAATCTGGAAAGAGCCGAAGCACTACGGCAGAGTATTTTGAAAAAAGCGTTTGAAGGGAAGTTGCTTAATGAAAAAGAGCTGGCAGAGGTTCGAGGGGCAGAGGATTGGGAGCCGGCTGAGGTTTTGCTTGAAAGAATAAAGGCAGAAAAAGCGAGAAAATAATTCATCTAGTGGATATAGAAGGGAAGTTGTCTCTATGAGAGAAGACGAAATCAAAAAGGGTATTCAGTTAATTTGTGATACGTCTAAAGAGATATCAAGACTTTATGAGGATAAAAATGCCTTAATTAATAAACTCAATAGTCTATCTAAAGAAGACCTGGCTCTATTAGAATATGAGTACAGATCAAAATCAGGGCCAGTTACAGATCTACGTAAAGATGTGTTAAAATATCTGCTCGATGGGAATAAACTGGATGAAAAGGCATTTGATGAATTTATTCTTAAGCATCGTACTGGAAATGAGGAAAAATTTATAGCGTATCAAAAGCCGTTTTCTATCTTTCATCCATTCATCACTTCTTACGGGCACAAACCACTCAGAGAATTTGTACAACAATTCATAGATGAGATAATTGAAAGATTACAGTTAAAAGGACTAGTTAATCAAAAGTATGTCGACTTTCAAGGTGCTAGATATTTAGGAACCAACAGATCATGGTTTGCAATTTATAACAGTAAACATAAATCCCAATCTACAGCAATACAGCTTTTTGTTGATCTTCAGGATGGTAAGATTGAGTATGGTGTTTATCGTTACCCGAATGAGTATATAAAAGGACCAGTAAAAAGAGATTCTACCACTTTTGATTTTGAATCATTAATTTCCTTTTTTGACGAAAATAAAGAATTGATCCTGAAAGACTACCCTGACACAGAAAAAGTATTAACTGCTCTGCCAACAGGTGAAAATAAGCAAGGCGTTTTAACTATTCCGTTAGCAGGTAATAAGCTGTATAAAATATCACATGGGGAATTTAAAGCTAAAAAACATGCAAATATTCTCAACACATTTAAACAAAATCACTGGGTTGGTCTTCATGAAAATACCGGAAAAAGGCAGGGTGAGCGATTTAAAAATGACCTGCGGCTGGGTGACTATTTATATATCACTGTAGGTGCTGATGAACTTTTTGCGATAGCAAAAATCAAATCCGATTCATGGGAATATGTTCCAGAGAGTATTGTATTTGAGAGTGGTTGGATCTACCGAGAAGTAGAATATGTTAAATATGCAATAAAAACAGACCCTCATGAATTAAAAAAACTAAAAAAACATTTCTATCCTAGCGCAAACAGTACTTTGTTTGAGATTACTTCTGACAACCTCAATGAAGCAAATGAGAATCTTTTTAAGCCTTATTTTGGAGTTGAATTTGTTTCGGATAAAACAGATCCTGAAATAGAAGATGAAAACGCGGCAAACATTCCGGAAAAGTTCCCCCGCAACATCATATTATATGGACCTCCTGGCACTGGAAAGACATACAATACAATTGACCTAGCGGTTGAAATTATAACAGAAAATGAAGCCAGTCATCAGGAAAACAAAAAAAGATTTGATGTTCTGAGAGAAGAAGGGCAGATTGAGTTTATTACTTTCCATCAAAACTATAGCTACGAAGACTTTATGATTGGGATTCGGCCTGACCTAAGTGAAACTTCAACCTTAAAATTCAGGCGTAGAGAAGGTGTATTTTATAAGATTTGTAAAAGGGCAGAGCAGAATTATTTGCAATCACAGAATAAAGAAAACACACCTGAACCTCTTAAAAAATACGTGCTCATCATTGACGAAATCAACAGAGCCAATATTTCTAAAGTATTTGGTGAGCTTATTACACTGTTAGAAGAAGATAAGCGTCTGGGAGCTAAAAACGAACTTAGAGTCAGTATTCCTGGCGAAGAAACTGATTTTGGAGTCCCGCCTAATCTTTACGTCATCGGAACCATGAATACCGCCGACAAATCGATAGCAATGATTGATATCGCATTGCGAAGGCGCTTTGAGTTCAGAGGCTATTTCCCTGATTACGACAAAGTAGATGAGCTTAGTGGGAAGATCCTGAAGCATATAAATAAACAAATATACGAGCGAAAAAAATCTGCTGATTATTTAATTGGCCACGGGTATTTCATGAACGGGGACAAAACTCCAGAAACCTTTAAAGTGATTGAGAATAAGGTGATACCCTTGCTAATGGAGTATTTTTCTGGCAAAACCGATGTTGTTGAAGAAATATTCAAGGGAAGCGAATGGGCAGTAAAATACGATACTGAGAAGTATTGTTGGCAAATCAAACCAGTAAATTAAACAATAAACCATGAATACTACATTCGAATATGGCGAACAATTTGAAGTTGATGACCGCAAAGGCCTTGAATCGTATTTATGCTTTTTATGGCAAGAGTATAAAAATATTTGGCCATCTCCGCCCGAAAATGAAAGTGAAAATGAAAATACAGATTTGGGGCCAGGTTCAAAATATCAGCCTTTCCTAAGTTTTGATGGGAAAATGGCCAGGGCAAGGAATTACATTGGTTTCATTAATTTTGAAAATTTTAATATAGAGATCTATCCCAAGATTTTTCAAAATGGACATGAAATAAGTAAAGAGCTAAATGAACCTAAAATAAGTAAAGAGCTAATGCATCGTCATTTATTTTACTGGCTAAGTTATTGCAAAAAAGTAAAATTCCCATTTAATCAGGCATTTCTGGATAAGTTTGAACTCGAATTACCTGAACTGCTTATATATTTATTCGCAAGACAGATACATGAAGTCATCAGCACTCGACCTTTTTCTGCTTATGAAGAAGTACAGGAAGCTCTGTTTACACCCAGAGGAAGAATAAATTTTGATCGTTATGTAACCAGAATCTCCTATGGAAATTGTCACCTGATTGATTGCGACTACGAACCATTTGTATTTGACAATTTATTGAACCGCATAATCAAATACTGTACTCGATTACTGCTTTCCAAAGCAAGTATCATTGAAACACAAAGAATTCTGAATGAAATCATATTCATGCTGGAAGATGTAGACGATCAGGTTTGTTTTGCACAACAGCTTCAGACTCTCCGGATACCCTCAATATACAGTGATTATGAAGAAATAATTCAGATATGTGGCATGATATTGGAAAATCAAGCTTATTCTTGCGCAGAGTATGAAATGAAAAACTGGAGCTTATTATTACCAATGGAATATATTTTTGAAGATTTTATAGCCGGCTATGTTCAAAAGTATTTTAGTGGCACATTCAAAGTAGAACCTCAGAAATCAGATCTTTACCTGCATACCAATCCTAACACGTTCAATCTTCAGCATGACATCCTGCTCACAAACAAAAAAACTGGGGAACAGATAATTATTGATACCAAGTATAAACCCCGATGGAACTTGGAAAAAAGCGATTCAAAGAAGGGAATAGCTCAATCCGATATGTATCAAATGATCAGTTATGCCTACAGGCGAGGAACAAATAAAGTACTGCTTATCTATCCAAATACCTCTAATGAATTGGCAGAAGATCACACGTTTTTGATTAATAAAGGTACTAAGGATGAAACTATTAACATCAAAGCAATAGACGTGCCTTTCTGGTCAATTACTGGTCATCCATATGTTGAAGAAAAGCTAAAAATTAAATTAAGAGATGTATTATTTAATGAGTTATGAATTTCGATTTGTAAAATGATTACTCTTATAGCTGATTAGAAAACTGAGGGTTCAATTGAAGTTGCAAATGAAGGAGCAATTGAGGGAGCAAAAATGCAAACTACAGAATCAAAGGATATAGCCTGCGGGTCAATGATGCTAAGCGATATCCATAAATAATACCATAAATTACTCCTCAAACCCTTTCCAAGTACCCCCCAAGCCACCCCTCAAGCTACCTCCCAAGATGAGAATGACAAGATCAATGCACTATTAAAATATTGTATAGAACCAAGAAGCAGAGAGGAAATTCAAAACTTTATGGGATTAAAAGATAGAAAACATCTTAGATTAGAAATCTTAAATCCACTTATTCAAGAAGGAAAACTCTTACTCACAATCCCTGAAAAACCAACCAGTCCTAACCAAAAATATTATTCCAAATCCAAAGGTTCAAAAAATGTCTGAAAATACCTCATCCATCGTTTCCAAAGTCTGGAGCTTCTGCAACGTCCTGCGGGACGGGGGCGTGAGCTATGGCGATTAT contains these protein-coding regions:
- a CDS encoding DEAD/DEAH box helicase family protein, with the translated sequence MNNNQTPEQKARNDIDRKLNASGWIVQEKSKIDWSASRGIAVKEYLTDVGPADYVLFVDKKPVGIIEAKKDEEGHRLNVVEEQSSRYATSKLKYLDNDPLPFVYESTGELTRFTDFRDPKPRSKPVFSFYRPETFEEYLKNRPLRERLLDLPELKTDDLRDCQITAISNLEKSFKDNRPRALIQMATGSGKTYTAITFIYRLLKFADAKKVLFLVDTRNLGEQAEQEFKNYTPNDDNRKFTELYNVQRLRSSYITSDSQVCISTIQRLYSILKDEDLDEINEEENPAERGWQPKEPLPVVYNEKVPIEEFDFVVIDECHRSIYNLWQQVLDYFDAFLIGLTATPDKRTFGFFNENVVSEYSHEDAVADGVNVGYDVYTIETEITKNGSKINAREFVDKREKLTRKKRWEQLDEDFTYTSKNLDRDVVNLNQIRRVIRTFKEKLPEIFPGRKEVPKTLIFAKNDSHADDIINIVREEFGEGNAFCKKVTYKAEEDPKSVLSAFRNEYNPRIAVTVDMIATGTDIKPLECLLFMRNVKSKNYFEQMKGRGTRTLDYDDLKKVTPSAISAKTHFVIVDAVGVTKTMKTDSRPLERQKSTSLKDLLEAVTFGAQDEDLYVSLASRLARLDRQINEAERATFAEKANGKTINQTVKDLLNAYNPDIIELKASEIKQRQPEISEADARKKAQENLIDIARSTFSGELNEYIENVRRVHEQIIDTVNLDTVNRAGWDKDTVVQADELVNDFKAYMEANKDELTALRIFYNQPYRRREVTYSMLKEVMEKLKLEKPQFAPLRVWQAYEQLEKVNGNSPKKQMTALVSLIRRITEIDPVLTAYDQTVNRNFQEWVFKKQAGTLKFNEDKMNWLRMIKDYVATSFHLEIDDLDYTPFDALGGRGRMYQLFGDEMNLVISELNEALAA
- a CDS encoding restriction endonuclease subunit S, coding for MKKIKPIIEEEIAEYPNLPNDWQWTRLGEIADNIQYGYTESSSDEPIGPKFLRITDIQNNEVNWKSVPYCEIDNTKKQNYLLKDGDLVFARTGATVGKSYLLKGDFPESVFASYLIRVRLLEEISESFVYNFFQSLTYWKQITEGQVGIGQPNVNGTKLSLLIVPVAPLLEQRAIVSKIEQLFSELDNGISNLKLAQEQLKVYRQAVLKKAFEGKLTKKWREENPDVEDSKYVLNKIKNQISTQKKTKEIQDIQYGEVPYELPFKWNWVSLSDVSISITDGDHQAPPKADSGVPFIVISNISSGKLDMSETMYVPEKYYENLAAKRKPQPRDILYSVTGSYGIPILISENYRFCFQRHIALIRPHMEISSKYLYYILKSPFVYKQATKVATGTAQLTVPLSGLRTIKVPIPPIAEQQAIVQEIETRLSVCEKIEQDIKDNLERAEALRQSILKKAFEGKLLNEKELAEVRGAEDWEPAEVLLERIKAEKARK
- a CDS encoding McrB family protein, yielding MREDEIKKGIQLICDTSKEISRLYEDKNALINKLNSLSKEDLALLEYEYRSKSGPVTDLRKDVLKYLLDGNKLDEKAFDEFILKHRTGNEEKFIAYQKPFSIFHPFITSYGHKPLREFVQQFIDEIIERLQLKGLVNQKYVDFQGARYLGTNRSWFAIYNSKHKSQSTAIQLFVDLQDGKIEYGVYRYPNEYIKGPVKRDSTTFDFESLISFFDENKELILKDYPDTEKVLTALPTGENKQGVLTIPLAGNKLYKISHGEFKAKKHANILNTFKQNHWVGLHENTGKRQGERFKNDLRLGDYLYITVGADELFAIAKIKSDSWEYVPESIVFESGWIYREVEYVKYAIKTDPHELKKLKKHFYPSANSTLFEITSDNLNEANENLFKPYFGVEFVSDKTDPEIEDENAANIPEKFPRNIILYGPPGTGKTYNTIDLAVEIITENEASHQENKKRFDVLREEGQIEFITFHQNYSYEDFMIGIRPDLSETSTLKFRRREGVFYKICKRAEQNYLQSQNKENTPEPLKKYVLIIDEINRANISKVFGELITLLEEDKRLGAKNELRVSIPGEETDFGVPPNLYVIGTMNTADKSIAMIDIALRRRFEFRGYFPDYDKVDELSGKILKHINKQIYERKKSADYLIGHGYFMNGDKTPETFKVIENKVIPLLMEYFSGKTDVVEEIFKGSEWAVKYDTEKYCWQIKPVN
- a CDS encoding McrC family protein, whose amino-acid sequence is MNTTFEYGEQFEVDDRKGLESYLCFLWQEYKNIWPSPPENESENENTDLGPGSKYQPFLSFDGKMARARNYIGFINFENFNIEIYPKIFQNGHEISKELNEPKISKELMHRHLFYWLSYCKKVKFPFNQAFLDKFELELPELLIYLFARQIHEVISTRPFSAYEEVQEALFTPRGRINFDRYVTRISYGNCHLIDCDYEPFVFDNLLNRIIKYCTRLLLSKASIIETQRILNEIIFMLEDVDDQVCFAQQLQTLRIPSIYSDYEEIIQICGMILENQAYSCAEYEMKNWSLLLPMEYIFEDFIAGYVQKYFSGTFKVEPQKSDLYLHTNPNTFNLQHDILLTNKKTGEQIIIDTKYKPRWNLEKSDSKKGIAQSDMYQMISYAYRRGTNKVLLIYPNTSNELAEDHTFLINKGTKDETINIKAIDVPFWSITGHPYVEEKLKIKLRDVLFNEL
- a CDS encoding Fic family protein encodes the protein MNALLKYCIEPRSREEIQNFMGLKDRKHLRLEILNPLIQEGKLLLTIPEKPTSPNQKYYSKSKGSKNV